A single Triticum dicoccoides isolate Atlit2015 ecotype Zavitan chromosome 2A, WEW_v2.0, whole genome shotgun sequence DNA region contains:
- the LOC119358721 gene encoding indolin-2-one monooxygenase-like: MFEAGTDTSFIVLEYAMVWLMQKPHLMNKLKTEVRSTISKGKEMIVEDDLSSLAYLKAVIKETLRLHMPAPLLVPHLSMADYKINGYTIPSGSCAIVNSWVLARDPSSWESAEEFMPERFMEGSSATTMDYKGNDFPYLPFGTGRRICPGINFAIVTIEIMLANLMYHFNWKLPSESMEAGISTTESFGVTVHQKEKLLLVPVVPED; encoded by the coding sequence ATGTTTGAAGCTGGCACTGATACATCATTCATAGTGTTGGAATATGCCATGGTTTGGCTCATGCAAAAACCCCACCTCATGAATAAGCTGAAAACCGAGGTGAGGAGCACTATATCCAAGGGGAAGGAAATGATTGTAGAAGACGATCTGAGCAGTTTGGCCTACCTAAAGGCAGTCATCAAAGAGACACTCCGGCTCCATATGCCCGCACCCCTCCTTGTGCCACACCTCTCAATGGCCGACTACAAAATTAATGGCTACACAATACCATCAGGGAGCTGCGCCATTGTCAACAGTTGGGTTCTTGCAAGGGATCCTAGCAGCTGGGAGAGCGCAGAAGAGTTCATGCCTGAGCGGTTCATGGAAGGCAGCAGCGCTACAACTATGGACTACAAGGGAAACGATTTCCCCTACTTGCCTTTTGGGACTGGGCGAAGGATATGTCCAGGTATCAACTTTGCAATTGTGACCATTGAAATCATGCTAGCAAATCTCATGTACCACTTCAACTGGAAGCTACCATCAGAATCAATGGAAGCTGGCATCAGTACGACTGAATCATTTGGGGTAACAGTCCACCAAAAGGAGAAGCTCCTCCTTGTCCCTGTAGTGCCAGAAGATTAG